ATTTCCAATTATAATATTACTATAAGTTTGTTGCCTTATGCCAAAGTTTGATAATTGTCATCTATTTTCGAAAGACGAACAATTAGATTTGCATATTGAATAATTTTGATTTTAAAATTTTGTTAAATTTTAAGGGCATGTTAAATTTTATGTATTTTTGCAGTATTGATGAAAAGCGATTTTAATAAAATAGCGTCTTTTATAATGGCACTAGTAGTGTTGTTTTCAACCTTTTCTTTTACGGTTGAACAACATTATTGTTGTGACAATCTGGTTGATTTCTCCTTCTTTGGCCAAGTCGAATCTTGCGGAATGGAGATACGACAAACTCAGAACTCACACAATGACAATTTTGATTCTAATGATTGTTGTGATGATATTACATTTTCAAAAAACGGGCAACACGACTTGAAACTTACATTTGAAAAATTAAGTTTTGAACAGCAACACTTCGTTGCTTCTTTCGTTTACAGTTATTTAAACCTTTTTGAGGGATTACAAGAAAATGTAGTTCCTTTCAGTTGCTACTCATCTCTTCTTTTCGTTAAGGATATTCACATTCTGGATCAAATTTTCCTTATATAAAAGCGTATTGTATTGTTGAAGTATGGCTGTGCTATTGATATAGTGTGGTTCATATATTTATTGCCTTTGGAACATCTCATTTAATTCCAACCTAACATTACATAATATGCTTAATAATATCATAAAATACTTTTTAGAGAACAAACTAGTTACTGTTCTCATTTTAATAACTTTAATTACTTGGGGAGTTGTTACTTCTCCTTTTAATTGGGATACAGGGTTTCTCCCAAAAGATCCCGTACCGGTCGATGCTATACCCGATATTGGGGAAAACCAACAAATCGTTTTCACACAATGGCCAGGGCGTTCCCCACAGGATATCGAGGATCAGATATCCTATCCTATGACTACCTATTTGTTGGGTATACCAGGGGTAAAAACCATTCGTAGTTCTTCCATATTCGGATTCTCCATGATCAATATTATTTTTGATGAGCAAACCGAGTTTTACTGGTCCCGATCCCGGATTTTGGAAAAATTGAACTCTCTTCCGGCAGGCCTGTTGCCCGATGGTGTAACCCCAGCTTTAGGACCTGACGCTACAGCATTAGGGCAAGTATATTGGTATACGCTGGAGGGTAGGGATAAAAATGGCAATCCCACTGGTGGTTGGGACTTGCATGAAATTCGCACCGCACAGGACTTTTATGTAAAATACGGTTTAAATGCTGTTGAAGGTGTTTCAGAAGTAGCTTCGATTGGTGGTTATGTACAGGAATATCAAATAGATGTAAATCCTGATGCCCTTAAAGCCTATAACATTCCCTTGCATAAGGTTATGCAAGCCGTTCAAAAATCCAATAGGGACGTAGGCGCAAAAACCATCGAAGTCAATCAGGCGGAATATTTGGTAAGGGGCTTGGGGTACATCAAGAAAACTGAAGATATAGAAAAAGCGGTTGTTGCTGTCCAGGATAACGTTCCTGTACGTATCAAAGATATTGGAGTGGTCAGTTTAGGTCCAGCGACGCGTAGAGGAGTGCTTGATAAAGGGGGTGCAGAAGTTGTTGGGGGTGTTGTAGTGGCCCGTTACGGTTCCAACCCCTTGGCGGTTATCAACAATGTCAAGGATAAAATAAAAGAAATTGCACCTGGGTTACCAAAAAAGACCTTGGCCAATGGTGTTGAAAGCCAATTGACTGTTGTGCCATTTTATGACCGTACTCAACTTATACATGAAACCATTGGCACGCTCGAAAATGCCTTATCCCATGAGATTTTAATCAGTATCATTGTTGTATTGGTACTTGTCCTCAATTTAAGGGCTTCCATTATTATTTCAAGCCTGTTGCCCGTTGGGGTATTGATGACCTTTATCGTCATGCAATATGCCGGTGTCGACGCCAATGTCGTTGCTCTATCAGGCATTGCCATTGCTATTGGTGTTATGGTGGATGTGGGAATCGTATTTGTTGAAAATATTATTAGGCACTTGGAAATGCCAGAGAATCATGGCGTTAAAGGGAAAGAGCTTATGCAAGTAATTTATAAGGCAACTGTAGAAGTAGCTTCAGCCATTACAACAGCATTGGCCACTACGGTTGTAAGTTTCGTGCCAGTTTTTGCCATGCAATCGGCCGAAGGAAAATTATTCAGGCCTTTAGCGTTTACCAAGACCTTTGCGTTGTTAAGTGCGTTTGTTTTAGGTATTATTGTATTGCCAGCACTGGCCCATTTTGTAATGGGAGTGAATTATGACAAAAAACGCGTACGCCGTTTTTGGTCTATATTATTGATTGTTGCAGGTATTGTATTTGCTATTTATGCCCATATGTGGCTGCCGTTGGTTATAACGCTGATCGGATTGAATAATTTATTGGAGCCTAAATGGCCAGAGAAATATAAATTGTACCCCAATTATATCAATTTAGGACTAACGATTTTCATCGCTTCTTTTTTCCTTACAGAGGAGTGGATGCCATTAGGACCTCAAAACGGGATCATCATAAACTATATTTTTGTGCTGTTTTTGATCGGAATTATTTTGGCGGCGTTATTAGCCATTGTACATTTCTATACCCCGGTATTACGATGGTGTTTGCAGAACAAAGGAAAATTTATGCTAATACCTTTTGTGACGCTGTTTTTCGGGGTTTTGGTTTGGATTGGCTTCGACAGTTCTTTCGGAATTGTTGCCAAAGGCCTTGAATCCGTAGGATGGAAAAGCGTTCGGCAATCCTCTGGTTGGCAGGCGGCTTCAAATAGATTTCCTGGTATAGGGTCGGAGTTTATGCCATCACTCAACGAAGGGTCGTTCCTATTGATGCCTACCTCAATGCCACATTCTGGGGTAGAATATAATAAGAATATAGCAGGACAGCTGGATATGCTGTTGGGAAATATCCCCGAAGTAGAATTGGTCGTGGGTAAGTTAGGTAGGGTAGAATCGGCACTCGATCCGGCACCTATTTCCATGTTTGAAAACATCATCAATTACAAGCCTGAATTTATTTTAGATGAAGAAGGTCATAGGGTCCATTTTAAAGTGGATAAGGAAGATAGGTTTATTACCAAACAAAAGGACACCCTGACCAATGAAGAAGCCTTAAAACAGGGAATTACCAAAAAAGATTTGATAGAGGACGACAATGGCGAATTTTTCCGCAACTGGAGGCCACAGATTAAATCGCCGAACGATATTTGGGACGAAATTGTTAAGGTCACAAAAATTCCTGGTATAACATCGGCTCCCAAATTACAGCCCATTGAGACCCGGTTGGTCATGTTGCAAACAGGAATGCGTGCTCCCATGGGGATAAAGGTATTTGGGCCAGATTTAAAAACAATAG
This window of the Maribacter cobaltidurans genome carries:
- a CDS encoding efflux RND transporter permease subunit; amino-acid sequence: MLNNIIKYFLENKLVTVLILITLITWGVVTSPFNWDTGFLPKDPVPVDAIPDIGENQQIVFTQWPGRSPQDIEDQISYPMTTYLLGIPGVKTIRSSSIFGFSMINIIFDEQTEFYWSRSRILEKLNSLPAGLLPDGVTPALGPDATALGQVYWYTLEGRDKNGNPTGGWDLHEIRTAQDFYVKYGLNAVEGVSEVASIGGYVQEYQIDVNPDALKAYNIPLHKVMQAVQKSNRDVGAKTIEVNQAEYLVRGLGYIKKTEDIEKAVVAVQDNVPVRIKDIGVVSLGPATRRGVLDKGGAEVVGGVVVARYGSNPLAVINNVKDKIKEIAPGLPKKTLANGVESQLTVVPFYDRTQLIHETIGTLENALSHEILISIIVVLVLVLNLRASIIISSLLPVGVLMTFIVMQYAGVDANVVALSGIAIAIGVMVDVGIVFVENIIRHLEMPENHGVKGKELMQVIYKATVEVASAITTALATTVVSFVPVFAMQSAEGKLFRPLAFTKTFALLSAFVLGIIVLPALAHFVMGVNYDKKRVRRFWSILLIVAGIVFAIYAHMWLPLVITLIGLNNLLEPKWPEKYKLYPNYINLGLTIFIASFFLTEEWMPLGPQNGIIINYIFVLFLIGIILAALLAIVHFYTPVLRWCLQNKGKFMLIPFVTLFFGVLVWIGFDSSFGIVAKGLESVGWKSVRQSSGWQAASNRFPGIGSEFMPSLNEGSFLLMPTSMPHSGVEYNKNIAGQLDMLLGNIPEVELVVGKLGRVESALDPAPISMFENIINYKPEFILDEEGHRVHFKVDKEDRFITKQKDTLTNEEALKQGITKKDLIEDDNGEFFRNWRPQIKSPNDIWDEIVKVTKIPGITSAPKLQPIETRLVMLQTGMRAPMGIKVFGPDLKTIEEFGMQLEGILKEVPSVKAEAVFADRIVGKPYLHLNINRDEISRYGLNVEDVQQSIETAIGGMKVTSTVEGRERFPVRVRYPRELRDDPESLSKILIPTPVGAQIPLSQVVDFEYVRGPQAIKSENTFLVGYVLFDKRDGFAEVDVVNDAQEAIQKRIDTGELTVPAGISYKFSGSYENQIRAVKRLSIVIPISLIVIFLLLFFQFKTVIASSIHFSGVFVAFAGGFIMLWLYGQDWFMNFAISGVNMRDLFQMHTINLSVAVWVGFIALFGIATDDGVIMGTYIHQVFEEKNPQTIPDVRAAVLEAGKKRVRPAMMTAAVAIIALLPVLTSTGKGADIMIPMAIPTFGGMAIQIMTMFVVPVLQAYWRETVIKNQNKKLKKIQ
- a CDS encoding HYC_CC_PP family protein translates to MALVVLFSTFSFTVEQHYCCDNLVDFSFFGQVESCGMEIRQTQNSHNDNFDSNDCCDDITFSKNGQHDLKLTFEKLSFEQQHFVASFVYSYLNLFEGLQENVVPFSCYSSLLFVKDIHILDQIFLI